The Muntiacus reevesi chromosome 15, mMunRee1.1, whole genome shotgun sequence region CTGAGCCACTCATTGGCAAGGAGTGGGATTACCATtcaatcagtggttctcaatggGGGACATTTATTTGACCATGTCTAAGAGacatttaggacttccctggtggctcagatggtaaagaatctacctgcaatgcaggagactcaggttcgatccctgggtcaggaagattgcctggaggaggaaatggcaacttattccagtattcttgcctggagaatcctatggacagaggagcctgacgggctgcagtccatggggtcagagtcaagacacaactgagcaactaacacacaagagacagttgtgtatCACAGCTGGGGTGATGTTATTGGTATCTAGCTGGCAGAGGCCACAGATGCTGTGAAACATGCTACAATGCACAGGCCAGTCCCCCAAAACAAAGAATCATGGCCCAAGGTGTTAATAATGCCAAGGTTGAAAAACCATGCTTTAGATTCATCAAGGCTACCCCTGGGCTGGGTTCTATTTCTTCCGAAACACACCTCCTAGGTAGACAGGGCAGAATGCACACAGGGACTCAGCCACAGTCCCTGCCAGCAAGCCTCCCAGTGTCCTCAGGGCCTTCCTCCCTCCAAAACTCATCAGAAGGCAGCCCCACCCAGGCTTCCACCTCTGTGGCGTTTTCTATCTGGCTGTGTTCCAACAGTAAGAGCTTTATAAAAGATTTCAATTTGATAAAATGACAGGAGGcctcttaaaagattttttatctCATCATCTTTGTTTACCTACCTTGAGTGTTTGGCCTTGGAGAGCAGGCCCAGAGGATACAGCTGGCACCAGGAGAAACAGCCCTTTGAGGTAGTCACAAGTAGATAAAAAAACAGCACTTGCTGGGTGCTCCTGGGCAAGTtgattaacctctctgaacttgctTCTGCTCTCCTAAATGGGGTCACTGTGAGCATTCAGGAGATGATACATGTgaagtgcctggcatacagtaggtgccaAATAAGTGGTGTGGCCAACATGATACAGCACAGGAATCTTTCATATGGGAAAGGGGATTAATGAGTCATGTTGCAAAGAATAAACAAGGTTTTAGTGacttagggggcttccctggtggctcagatgacaaagaatctgcctgcaaagcggaagacctgggtttgatccctccgttgggaagatcccctggagaagggaacggctacccactccagtattcttgactgaagaattccatggacagaggaacctggcaggctacagtccatggggtggcaaaaagtcagagaaaactaagcaactttcactttcatgacttAGGCGGTGCAAGAGACCCCCCAGAGTTCAAATCCAGGCCTGATCTCACTCGGCACACATTTGAGAAGCCACAGGAGTCAGGTCCCCCCCAGAGCAGGGCAGTGGGGGAAACCACTGAGTCTTCTGGAAGCTGTGACTAGGAACCACTCCTTTAGTTCTGCTTCCTGGGTGAGAGTGACCGGCCCTTCCCACAGGCAGCAGCCAAGCTTGACTGTGCCCTCTCTTGCAGACCCCATGATGGAGCTGACGGGCACGGACCCCTCTGAGCTGGACAGCCAGCAGGAAATGGAGGACTTCGAGGAGAATGCCTACGCCTACGCGGGTGTGGATGGCAGCGCGGAGGCCAGCGTCCTCACCGAACAGGCCATGAAAGAGATGGCCTACTACAACGTTCTATAGCACAGGCCGGGCCGCCGGGAGCGGGGCGAGGAGGGCGTGGGGCGTGCGGGCTGCCTCCCCACGGTCCCGAGCCCTGCCCGCCCACTTGGTCGTTCGCACCGCTAGGGACGTGGAGACCAAATGGAGACTGTACTACTGGCCTCAGCTGTGAAGCCGGCGCAGGCCCCAGACgtggtggggaaggaaggatgaCCCGGGAGGCCCAGGTCCCCGTCTCCTTGGCCTGCCGCTGCGGGAGGAAGGTGGATGGGGGCCGTTTGGGGACAGGCCACTAGGGCAGAGGTTCTGTCTCTCCGGGCCCAGCAGAGCTGGGGCGGCCAGTGTTGGGGAGGCCATCCCGATGGCTCCTCAGGGGCCCTGTCACTGGAGGAAGAGATCTCTTGAGCCATGTCGTGTTTCTCCTCTGGACCACCTCCTGCCTCTAGGGATGGTTGAGCTGTTGTGCTGGTTGGTCAGCCCTGCTCCTCACCCTCACCCCCTCCCATCAGCCTGTGGACTGGGAAAGGCCCAGGCCCAgagcccccttccccacccagtcCAGACAGCCAGGCAGGGCCCTCTGCCTTCTACCTCCTGGTGCCCTCCACGCTCTCTGCCAGCCAGGCATGCATGCGGCCCCTAGGAAAGCAGGGTGCAGCCCCAGCCCTGGCTACCATCCTCTCCAGAAAGCCCCCATCTCACAGCCCTGTTTGGAAGTGGGTGTCCCGAAAGTGGATTCCAACAAACTGTTACCCAGGGCAGCAGGCCAGGGTCCCCCGACAAAGCCAGGACATGCAGTGCGTGAGGCACTTGCTAACAAAGAAAGGTGGCAGCCCCCCCCAAGTGAGGGCAACAGGGAGGGGGTCACTGGGGACCAAGAGGGGCTGTCCTCAAGGAGGCCAGGGATGgcctgtgggtggggaggggggactgGAGTTTTTCTTATTTAAGGTCTAATAAGTATGCATTTTGAGGACGGGGACAGCCAAGAGTCACCAGAGTCCTAGGAAgagcaacatattttaaaaaggaaagaccacagagaaggaaaaaaaaaaacacttttttttttttttttagcaaaggtGGGTATTTTGaaggtaatttattttttctttccaaatctaCATCACCTATTCTCTTTTCTGATggacatcattttctttttcccagcGGACGCTTTCTTGTGTGCTGTGCGTGCTTTGTGGCCCAGGGACtcagggtggggatggagggggtACTTGCTGGTCTGGCCCTGGAGGGTGCGTGCAGCTGTGGGCAGGAAGCCTCAGGAGGCGAGGGCAAGAGGCAGGAgaaggcagagcctggcaggccctcCACCCCTGCCTGGCCCCTCCGGCCGGTGACTCGCTCGGTGCCGCTCAGAGCAGTGGCCAGAGCTCCCATCGCCTGCCCACTCTCAGCCCCTCTGTCCCCAGCTCCTGCCGCGGAGCTGAAAAAGACTGCAGGGCCCCCGGGGCGGTAAAAGAGCACATTGAGGAATGCCAGGGCACCCAGACTCCCACCCACTCGCCTCCTGAGACCCCTGTGACGGGGTGGGAGTAAGGGCAGGCTGGGCCATCCGCAAAGGCACAGGAGGTGAGGCCACGGGCCCCGGGGAACAGCTGGGAGGAGGTGCCCCCAGAGCTGTGTCCTTCCTGAAGgaccaatggcaacccactccagtctccttgcctagagaatccccatgcacagaggagcccggcaggctacagtccatggggtggcaaagagtcagacacaactgagtgacacacacacacacacacacacacacaagccaggCCTCAGGGTGGCTGAGATCaggattggggggaggggaggacacagAAGCCTCAGGGTCAGGCAGCCAGGTGCCCCTTCCTTCTCCGCTAGAGTTCATGCTGAGCAGCAAATGAGAGGACTGGGGGTCCTCACCCCAAGTGTGGCTGTCTAGACCccgaggcccccagcctcccaggtgcCCGCCATGACGACCCTCAGGTGGCAGTGACCCCGTCACTGTAGATGACATTTTCTCCTGCTGAGCAGAAGCGTTGTCCCCTGCAAACTACCTCTTCCTACCACgtcttctccccccaccccaggtaccaaaaaacaaaaaccctgtatctcctcctcctcctccttccggCCACCCGGTGGCCTTGGTCTTAGAAGCCCACAGAAGGTCCGGCCCCGAGGCTGGTGCTCGCCTGTCTTCCCCCAGCCCCGCCATCAGCACCAACCCTCCGAGAGGTTCCATACTTGAagaacccccccacccctgccctgtgcCTTGGACCTGGGCAAGGCtgagagaaggaagcagcagcACAACTCACAATCTGAGCTGGGGGGCGAGGGCGGTGGTCTCAGCAAGGCTCCTgtcctcgccccgccccgcccccacctgtTCAGAAGAGGCTCTCGAGGCCTCTCATGTGACTTGGAAACTCCTGGACGAACTCCATTCTAACTTATTTTGACATGTATACGAACCAACTGTTTTAGAAATTCCACTCGTGCAAAGCCCTACTGTGTTTTTATGTTCCTGTTTCAAAGAGAAGTTTACTTagcaataattataaataaatgaatattctttAGTGAGGTGACTGCGAGTGCTTCTTTCCATGGTTCTGGGGGTACCTGATCCTCACCCCTTACCCGGAAGGAACCCCCTACAAGTACTTCACTCTCTAGGGGGCCCAGAGGAGCGCCTGACCGTCCTTCCCGCTAGAATGGCTACCTGTAGGGTTCTGAGCCCATGAGAAAGGGGTGCCGGCCAAGACCCCAGAATTCCTACCACTTGTAGAGAAAAGCCGCTTTCCTACCAACAGGCCTCCAGGACAGAAGCCAGCTCCTGGTGCCAGACTGGGCTTCAGAGGCTGTCTTCTGGGGAGCTGCCAGCCCTTGGCTGTTCGCTGATGGGCAAGAAGGGTCAGAAACCTTGAACTTCCCCCAGGAGCTGGTCCGGGCACAGCCAGCATGCCAgcctttcctcctccagccctGGGAGTCCAGTGATGACTGGGAAAGAATGGGCTTAAAACACCTCCATGGAGGTGGGCGCCTAGAAGCCCATCTCAAAGCTTCCAGGTATCAGGTTTCAGGAGCCTACAAGAGCCTGCCCGAATTTGGGAACCGGACTTCGGGTTgccaagtgtttatttttttcaagtcaaGACCTGAGACCAggtacgggcttcccaggtggtgtggtagtgaagaatccacctgccgatgcaggagacgcgggtttgatccctgggtcaacaggaggaaatggcaacccactcccaccattctttcctgggaaatcccatggacgaggaacctggcgggctacagttcatggagtcacagagagtcggacacaacggaacaCAAGACTGCCCTTTAACAGTAAAGGGCCTGGGTGccatcctggtcagggaactaagaccccataagCCACATAGGACAGCAAAACAAAATGTCACAACTCTTCCCCAGGACATTTAACACCAAAAGTAGAATATAATCCCTGCATAAAGCACAGCCCTTTAAACTGGATCTGTTTAGCTgtattgcttgcttgcttgccaagtctcttcagtctgactctctgtgaccctatgaactgtaatccaccaggctcctctgtccatgggattttccaggcgagaatactgaagtgggttgccatgcccttcttcaggggatcttcctgacccagggatggaactgcatctcttacatcttctgcattggcaggcaggttctttaccactagcatgtgTAACAACTCTATAATCTTACTGTTCTAATTTTGCCAAAGAATAGTGAAGAGGAGCCCAGTCTGGGACTCAGTGGCCTGGACCAACCACACGGGGGCCCCAGGCACACTCCCAGGCTCAAGTTCTAAGCAGCCGTGGGCAAGAGAACTGAGGCGGTTACTCTGTGGGACCTGTTTTGAGGACTGAGAAACAGGCAAATCAAGAGGTCTGGAGAACGTTTAGAAGGTTAAAaccaacaataacagcaacaacaaaacacaaaaaagtaTAACCGGAATCAACTGGGAAGTGATTACTCtcaaaaaggagaagaggatatAGAAACCAGAACATGCTGGGAAATTCCAGtgacccccgccccacccccaagaCCTGCTGCCcggtcacccccaccccccacctggcCCCTTGACTGAACAGAGGCCTGCGGCAGCCTGGGCATCCCAATCCGCCCCTGCTGGAATCCACCAGCCCTTTGAAGGCCTCTGCCTATTAAGCCCTGGCTGCCTCCTTCCCCTCAGGGACAAACACAGCAGACCTGTTTTGTGAAGAACTTTTTAGTAGCTAAATATGGCACCATGTGTTCCGAGGGCAATATAAATTACAGTATGCAAAACATACCACCGGCTGAGGTAAAACACGCTGTTCCTGCCTCATGTCACCATGAGGGGAAACACacagatacttttaaaaacttcttgCTCATAAAAAAGAAAGTCCCCTAGAAAGGCCTCCTAACAGGGGCTCTAAGAGGCTCACCCTCCGCCGCGGGGCGTGTCAGTCGGGGGGGGCAGGGGGACCCCTGGCTGCCCGCTCGCCTCCGGCCCGGCCAGCTCGGCAGCTGGCAGCATCCCTGGCCCGCTACTGCTGGCCCAGAGCTTTGTCCAGGTTGCTCTTGATGGTGTCCAGGAAGTCCGAGGTGTTCAGGAAGTGCTCGTTCAGCTTCACACTGTCGAGAGAGCACGTGCACGTGAGGGTGGTTCTGGCAGAACCCGCCTCACCCCGCCCCGTCCAGGGCAGCATCCAGACAGTAGGCCTCTCGTGCAGTTGTGGGGAGGGCTACAGGCCAGAGGCTACTACCTGGAGCCCTCTGTCAAGAGGCCAcaacgggacttccctggtggtgcagtggttaagaatctgcacttccactgcagggggcgcaggttcgatccctggtcggggagctaagatcctacatgcagcaTGGTGTGGGCAAAAAGAAGGGGGGGAGGGGGCCACAGCAAACTCAGCAGGAACCCAGCGAGGCCTGGCTTTGCTTTTCCAGGTTACAACAGGCAGCTCAGTACAAGCTCTTCTGAGAGAAGACGGGAGATGATTGCAGCAGGGATTGGAAGGGATTGGAAGGTTCTGAGCAGCTGGCCTAGGGATAGGGACCCATTCACTGGGCCTGGTGTAGGGAGGCTAGTCCCAGCCATCACTCAGGGCTATGGACCTGTCCTGTCTCCTGGCAGCCAAGCTGACTTAGGAAGAAGCCTCTACAAGGGACCCTGGGCTACGTTCCACCCGACCCTGAGCCCCCGGaagcccagccctgcctggaCCCCATGCCACTCACTTGCTGAGGCCGTGGATGCAGCCCGCCAGGTCCTTGGTCATGGCTCCGCTCTCCACCGTCTCGACACACACCTTCTCCAGGGTCTGGGAGAACCTGCATGGCACAGGGCAGAGTGAGACCCCAGCTGTGTGGAGCCGGGGCCCAGAACCTACCCAGGACCAACTCACCTGATGAGGTCCTGGTTCCCGTCCAACTTGCCCCGGTGTTCCAGGCCACGCGTCCAGGCAAAGATGCTGGCAATGGGGTTGGTGCTGGTCGGCCGGCCCTGGGGGAAGAGGTCACAGGGCGATGAAGAGCCAAGCAGCCAATGAAAAGGCCCCCTGGACACAGCTGCCCCCCTCTAGACTGACAGGACCAGGCCCGTGCTCCCCGCCCTCAGGGCCAGCGGCTCGGGCCCCGGGGATGGACGGGCACGCGGCCACTGCCCTGGCACTCACCTTCTGGTGCTCCCGATAGTGGCGGGTGACCGTGCCATGAGCAGCCTCAGCCTCAATGGTCTTCCCATCCGGGCAGACCAGCACGGACGTCATCAGACCAAGGGAGCCAAAGCCTGGAGAGCAGGAAGACCCCCCTGAGTGCCAGCACCTCTCCTCAGGCACTGGTGCTGGGTCTCCAGGGCGCAGCACAGGGCAGGTGGCACTCCGAGGTGGTTCTCATCTGCCTGCTGGCATACATCTACACCCCCTGCCTCCAGGTGCCCCAGAATCTATGGCCCCCCAGGGCATAAGACCCATCCCCCCCGCCAAAGTTCTACCCACCCACCCTGGCAGGTGACCAAGAGGCTCGTTCAAGCAGGAGGAATAAAGCCTGTGGCCAGCTATTTTACAGTCATCACTTGATCTGCTCTTTTGAGTATgtgggtgttagttgctcagtcgtgtccaactcttcgcaaccccacaggctgtagcccgccaggctcctctgtccatggaattctccaggcaagaatactggaatgagttgccatgccctcctccaggggatcttgccaacccagggatcaaacctaggtcttcccagttgcaggagattctttactgtttgagccacccaggaagctctCTGCTCTTTTAGGCCACTTGAAAGTTTTACaatttgggactttcctggtagtccagtggataAAACTCATCActcacaatgcagggggcataggttcgatccccggtcagagacctagatcccacatgacgaAAGTAAAGATCCTAaagggcagcaacaaagatcaaagatgccgtatgccacaacaaagacctggcacagtcaaataaacaataaatatttaaaaattttaaaaaacctttgtGATCTACTTCCAAATTTTTTCAACTCCAGACGTCAATGTTTACTATGGCCAAGATCTCCTGCACTTCAAAAGCAACCCACAGCACCATAATAAGAACTGTAAATgcccaagaaagaaaaagtgggCAACTTCTAGAGGGAAATTATTTGCCCAAGAATTTTTGCTGTTGGGGCAGAGAAAGGGGAATTCCTTCTCCATTTTCACCTGGGACCTTCACACTCACTAGTTCTTACACACTTCATGCCTTTCTCTTGTGTGCTAGGGCTTGTCATCCTTCCATCCTAGATAGAAATTGTTCTAGTGAGAGGATCACACTGAACCTTTCAAAATAAAGTCAAAGGTTTTTATGAAGCATGGGTACCCTCTGCCTTTTCACTGCAGCCTGACGTGGGCTTCACTTTTTCCTTATGGGAGCCAGACCTTGCCCCCCTCTCTCACAGAGCCTGGTTTCTCTTCCACTCCCTGTGCATACATGTTGCCTCTTCCCACTATCTTTCTTACTCTCAGTCCCAATAAGAtgaatgcatgtgtgcgtgctcagtcacatctgtttgtgactccatgaactgtagcccaccaggctcctctgtccatgggattctcaggcaagaatactgaagtgagttgccatttccttctccagatgatcttcttggaccagggatcgaaccctcatctcctgcattggcaggcagattctttaccactgaatgacCTGTGAAGCCCCTCGTTCCCATTACAACTGGgttatttctttctgttcctccctAACGGCTTCACCCAGGCTTTCTGCTGCAACTCAGCTTGTCTTTTAGAATGCTTtagggctgggggggggggggggttggtctGCCATCATCTCCCAATATTCTCCTATATCCGAAAGGTTTACTGTGCAAAACAAATTCTTTGCAATTTAAAGAGCATCTGGTTGTACTGGGTTGGCTAAAAACTTGGccaaagatgttacagaaaaacctgaacaaaccttttggccaactgAATACTTACTCCTGTTTTCCTACTAGAGCCAAACCTCGTCCAAATCTGGAGCCACGCAGAGTCACCTGGCCCTTCCATGTGCTGTGctgtcctaagtcacttcagctgtgtctgactccttgtcaccctgtggactgtagcccaccaggctcctctctccatgggattctccaggcaagaatactggagtgggctgccatgccctcctccaggggatcttcccaacccagggattgaacccatgtctcttgagtctcctgcatggacaggtCCTTTCATGGATGGGAACAACCTCAGGGCTAACAAGCCTGGCCTTTAGGATGTAAATTGCTGGGTACTACTTCCTCTGGAACAGCAGCCTTAGCGATACCCCAGTCCAAACGTAACAGATGACCCTTCCTCACTCAGACACCAGAAAGCCCCTGGTCCATGCGTCTACAGGAGATCCTGTGATGAGCAGGCAAGCCCCAGTCCTGCTGCTCCTCTGGAGCAGTTTCCTCCCAAAAGGATGTGCAAACCAGCGCCCCCCCTCCCGGCCCACCCTCTCTCCCAGCAAGGAAAAACCGATGGTCCACCCTCCATCCCCGCGGGAAGCATACCCTGGGCCAGGATGTCCGACTGCACGTCTCCGTCATAGTTCTTGCAGGCCCACACAAAGCCGCCCGAAGACTTGAGGACCTGAGCCACCATGTCATCAATGAGCCGGTGCTCGTACCAGATCTTATGTTTGTCGAACTCAGTCTTATAGTGCCTGGGAGCAAAGGGGCTTGGGGTGAGAAGAAGGCAGGAGGCTGACAGGTTGGGGAATCCCTCCGTGAGCCTCAGGGCCAAGACAGACACACTGGGACAGCCTCCCCGGGTGGGTAAGGGCTGAGGGGACCAGGACGGAGGGTCACGGACTCCCTGGGAAACAGTAAAGGGAGAAGCCATTACTTCTCAAAGATGGCCTGGAAGATGTCCTTGAAGCGCCCGTCGTAGGCTTTCAGGATGGTGTTCTTCGTGCTCATGTAGAGCGGCCACTTCTTCTGGATGGCATACTGGAAGCAGCTGTGTGCAAAACCTGAGATGGACTGCAGGGAGAGAGAGGTCCCTGGAGTGGTCCCCCAGGGCAGGCCCAGCCCTGGGAACCGCATTCCCCTCCCCGCACTCGACCCAGGCAGTCAGGGTTCACCCAGCCCGTCTGGAgtgaggattccatggacagaggagcctggcaggctacagacatggagagtcaaacacgactgagcgactaacactttcactttttcttttcctggagtGAGCATCTGCTGTTGCTGCTGGCCCAGCACCCTACTCCCAATTACTGGGAGGAAGCAGACACCCAGCTTTACTTGGGAAAGCTACCACCTTTTCCATTTCCTAAACCATATGACTAGGCTGGGGCCATGGCCTCAGCCCACCTGCTTGTCTCTTCTGTGTCCTGGGCCTTCATGATTGGCTGGGAGAGGGCCATGTGACCCAGGCCATCTACTTTTGCTGGAACCAGGAGCCAAAAAGGCTCTTTTCTGCTAGGATAGCCAGGCTGACAGGGATAAGCCCGGAGCCAGTGTTAGCCATTTCTTCACGGCCTAAGAATGAGGCCAACCACAGAGGAAAGGAAAGCCAAGAAATGGGGGTAGGAAGGGAAAGAAGCGCTTACCCAGTTTGCTGTAAACCAAGAGCTGACAACCAATATGCCCCAAGACGCACCCGAGAATGAGCACAGGATGCTAGGTATACCATAGGGCCCCCTAAACACACTTAAAGATGCATTTGCTCTCAGGCCTCACACC contains the following coding sequences:
- the IDH2 gene encoding isocitrate dehydrogenase [NADP], mitochondrial: MAGYLRVVRSLCRASGSGSAWAPAALTAPNLQEQPRRHYADKRIKVAKPVVEMDGDEMTRIIWQFIKEKLILPHVDVQLKYFDLGLPNRDQTNDQVTIDSALATQKYSVAVKCATITPDEARVEEFKLKKMWKSPNGTIRNILGGTVFREPIICKNIPRLVPGWTKPITIGRHAHGDQYKATDFVVDRAGTFKVVFTPKDGSGPKEWEVYNFPAGGVGMGMYNTDESISGFAHSCFQYAIQKKWPLYMSTKNTILKAYDGRFKDIFQAIFEKHYKTEFDKHKIWYEHRLIDDMVAQVLKSSGGFVWACKNYDGDVQSDILAQGFGSLGLMTSVLVCPDGKTIEAEAAHGTVTRHYREHQKGRPTSTNPIASIFAWTRGLEHRGKLDGNQDLIRFSQTLEKVCVETVESGAMTKDLAGCIHGLSNVKLNEHFLNTSDFLDTIKSNLDKALGQQ